The Eremothecium cymbalariae DBVPG#7215 chromosome 1, complete sequence DNA segment GCCAAACGCTTGGGTTAGTAAGCTTCTGGCTGATACGAAGATTACCGTTTAGAGGGCGAGAACAATCAATTAGCTTGATCAACTACTAAGCCATAACACTTCCAGTATAGCAAAATTTTCAGCTGAGGTTATAAACTTATCTGTTTGCCTTTTATCTTAGTATAAAAAATGGGAATCGTAGGACTAGAGTTTTTGCCTAAGACAAGTGCTTCCTTTTTAAGATAATTGGTGGTTATGTTTCTGATAACATCAAGAAACCAACGTCGTCAAATGGATTTACAATTGAAGCGAAGTACTTACTTGGCTTTGTAAGGCCATTTTAATTGTCATCTGCATTTAACTCCAATCTACACTTTTATAGATACCTATTGAATTACCACATAATCAAATGCTTGAACACATACGCATATACACAcacgtatatatatatatatataatatatacgaTCCATGCCCCATAATTGGAAGAAAGAGCAGCACAAACAATCATAAGACATTTGTTTACTAATTGGTCTGCGAAAATACGAATGTGCTCGGATATGCGGATACGCCAATTTCTGGAAAGCAACCCAAAAAAGATTTACACATCTCAATAATGAGTCAACACAGAGTGGATCTCACCTAGTAACGGTTCAATGTCATTTGATGTACACGCCACCCCAACCCCTAACCTGATTGCGTTTGGAattgttttctttccaCCGTTGCTCAATATAAAAATGGTGTTGATAACTTGCAGGACTAGTGCATACATTGGGTTCTTGGTAGATATATGATCGTCATGAGCGAAATGAACATAATACAAAGAACCTGACTTATGCGGAAAATTCCTCAGATCGATACTCAAAGCAACTTGTCCGCCGGTTAGTCTGTTGTGATAGTTCAATTGATATCCAGCTAAGGTGTGTAAATGTAATGTCACATTCATAGTATTAGAGCTCGATTCCAGAATCTTTGTGAATGCAGAGAATAGCCTCGATGTAAAATGGAGATAGTTGAAGATAAAATGAGGATCGTATTTATCacattccaaatatttttgaattatatGCTGTGGATTTAAACGAGAGAGTTCAACTTGTAGTTTTTCGATTTTGGTGTCATTCGTCACAATTTGGATAGTACAATCTTGTTCATCTTTACtgttttttaaatatttgaaactgATCTCATTTGGCTTCAATTTAACAATCTGAAAATACTCGGATTTAAAATTTCGATGAAGTTTTTCAGTAACATCTGTAAGAATGACTAATTGCATTAGTTTTTGCCTAAACCTATTCAAGTATTGGACGACATGACTTAGGTTTGTGAACTTTTCGCTCATATGGAATGCCAACCCCTTTTTGTCGATAAAATTTACCAATAATTCATCACATTGACATCTGATCATCTGggtatcttttttaaatttcccaaataattttatttcattttgTTCATAATCCATTCTCAAGAACATGGTGTTTTCCAAAGTGTCACTTAATGCCTTGGACCCTTGTAAAAAAGATTCTAATGCTATGGCAATTATGGATACGTTGGAAACATTGCTAACACCATCTTCAACGTAGTACGGTAACTTCTGGAGTCCATCACCCTGACATATCGCCTTTGAGATTTTCAGTTCATTTAAAGAATCGATAATCATGTGGtttagaattttttgaataatagtCTTTTGCATATGCATGACATTTTGGTAAGTAATGCTCTCTAATTTGACGACTTGAACCTTACCTTGATCAAGATATTTCAACTCCCAGTTACCTTTAATAGATTTCACTTTAccaattattttttctaCCATGCATGTTGCTCCTGATGATACAAGGCTCAAGATAAAAAACCAGTTTGCCGGCCAGTCTTTTAGTCTGATAAACAGATCGCGGGttaaaattttcttttgatctTTAATGCGTTTTTCATACAATATTGGTTTATTCAATTTGACAACATCTTTACATATCCAACCTGTTTTTTCAAACATGTTCCTCAGAATATGGACGATTTTATCCATGCGCAACCTTTCCAAGATGTTTGTGAACTCTTCCAGATTGGAAGTTTGGTTGAGAAGTTTTGCATAagacaacaacaacgaaCTCGGgtttctaaaataaaatattccaCTTATTGGGTTGATTTTTAACTGAACAGGCGCAGTTGCAACACATATCACAGGGACGTGAAACAACAAACTATCAGAATCATCACTCTTACTTTCATCGTTTTGGAACAAACCTGTGACCAATAGTTCTGACCTGATGATCCTGGCATGGTTGAAAGTAATCTCATCCAGAATTGCTTCCATGTTACCCAATAGATTGTTGTATTTTGTAGACGTCATTTCTCCTTTGATATCCGGGGTTTGCCATTTTAGAATAATTGATTGCGTTTCCCTTTCCACCCCAATTGTTGCTTTACATTTTGAATTCATCTTACTTTGTAACCAATAGCGTAAAGTaatcatattctttttggaaTCATAATGATGGAGCAAATTTCCTGCAGCATATTTTCCATTTGTTTCCATATCCTGTAATTCAACATGTATCATATACAGTTGTAAGGTCAACACATATTTGTGTATGAATTGATATAACGAAAGTAACGGGGACTGGCTTCTAAACAGTATGTCGTTAATTATTCGTTCAATATTTGTAGTATTCAATGGAAACCGATTGTCGTTAAAtaagaatttgatattgacaaaaaacaatGGAGAATCTTGATCAATAGTAGACAGAGAAATCTCGAATTCTGAGCTTACAACAAATGTTATTCTACCATTTTTAATAGAGTAGCTATGGAATTCAGGAGGCAAATCCATCAAGGATATCTTTATCGATAAACAAGTGTTCAAATCTCGTAACCTCTTTAATATAAGTTTTGCAGGTATTTTCTCCGACTGGTTGCTGCTATCATCTCCATTCAAAACAAAGTCATGAGTAGGCAAGTTGGGTCTCCCAAGCATTAAAACTTCTAGGGCAGTTATTAAATCTGGGTTTGGAAGCTTTGCACCAGCCATATTGGTGCTTGTATCCTTCAATGCTAAGAGACAGTTGTTTACAATAACATTCGTACCACGGAACCAGTTCAACAGGTCAATCATCGTATGAAAGTTATTCTGCTTGATGGTTTTACACCATTTAATCAACACATAAATCCTTAAAAATTGATTCCTCAAAAAGATAATTAGCTTCAAGAATCCCATTTTCCTTGTGGTGGGATCCTCTGTAGAGTGAACATTGGTTTTCATATACAAACTCAACTCCTTCACAGCATAAACTGTCAAGTTCCGAATTATCACAGCTAGCGGAAGCTGATTAAAGTCAACATGTGGAAGTGGAGGCGGAGCCTCCTTGACCGGTGTAATTATCCTTTGATGCTGCTGGCCCTGAGAAACTTCGGCACTAATCCCAGAAGCTTTCGTCATAGTACTAGGTTTGGAGGTATCAAAATCTCGACGAAATAGCTTGGATTCTTTCACAGCAGTGGTCATTATCTATATTTGATTCTCCAGGTATGTTAATTGTAGATGGTCCAAACCAGAATATTCTTGAAGAACGTACTCGAAATGGAAGCAATGTCAGACAAACTCAAATCTGGCCAGCTGCACTAGCAGAAAATGAGACAATTGGAAATACTGTAACTAACTATCTAATTGGAAACCGACAAGATTAGCTATCTTGACAAAATGCCACTTTGCTTCCTTCTGCTTTGTTATGCTTTCGCAAGCTGCatgtattatatacaaTCCTCTCTCAAGGAAGAGTGAGTTGGTTTAATAACTGGATATGTAAGGCGGTGAGTATGGTATATAGCCGGGTAATGCTGTCCAtgtggtcacgtgatactTAGGGGACGACACTCGTTTTAAacaaaatttggaaatagTACAATGAAGTATTATGGACACTAAGTAACATTATAAAGGAAGAGGGTTCTGAGGATAAATATCCAAACATAATTAACAAATATTAATCCGCTATCTTCCGTTGAGGTTACAGACAGTTTTGCGATTCAAACGTTTTTGTTGCTGGAACCGTTTTCAGTTGTTAAGAGAACCCAGGCAGTACGGCACTCCTTCCAAAGCCACTAAGActgcaacaacaatcaAAGGAGCATTTGGCTTGGAGGATCAAAATAGCGATTGTTTGGAAACGCGGAGTGGGTGTTTGTTGCAGTAATCGGAAGTACGCGTTATTAGCCGCAGTGTGTACATTGTTAAATCATAAATGACGATGAATTCCACCAGCGAGATTGACGGTTACGCCTTTATTAATACTGGAGGAACTAACCATAACAGGCGGCATGATGAGGATGGGGATGGGGATTCTGAATGCGGAGAAgtgtttgaagaagaagcggaCGACACTGAGAGTACTGAGGCCACGGTGGAAATCAGAACAAATTGGAAAGATCAAGAAATCAGGAACCAGAGGGATGCAATAAATATAAGCGAGGCAAAAAGGGCAAAGTCGTCTTTGAAAGAgtgtaatatatataaaaaatttccagCGGGCCTACAAGAGCCATTAAATTTATCTATGAAAGGAGGAGGAACCTACCCTACTGCCGCCCATCGTGATAGCACCTCTAGCATCGATTCCATTGCATTAAAGTCCACACCTGCGACTCCTCATGTCACTCCACTTAACGGTGTGACCTGTATTCAGTATGTCGCTAAACATAGCACAGCTCTACAGAGTGTAACAGGTATTATAGAATGTCATAGCAACATCTCTATTGACTCAGGGGATGCTTCCACAAGGTCAGAGACGCAAACAGCCGTTGAAGATGTCGACGTCAATAAGGCACAAAAGTTTTTTAACAATATGATATCATCATTCAGTTTTAAAAGTATCAGTAATTCCTCTAGTCCAACGGAACAGAATCTTGAGCATGAATCTGGCCATAAGGCACTGAGAATACCGTCCGATCCATCTACCATCATACCAGCAACTGCTACCTCAACGAGTAAAACTGAAATGTCTTCCAGTAATAAGTCGTCCGGAACCGCTACCGAAATAGGGTCTGCATCCGTTTCACGCTCACCGACTCGAGGAAATGATAAGTCGAAAGGTGCACGAGACGTACAATAAGAAGTTATACGTTGACGAAAAGTTAAAAGGAACCAATTATAGGTTCACTACCATAAAACGAAATGATGATTTTcacaaaatttttaaaaccatACCAGCTGAAGACCGACTTCTTGATGATTTTAGTTGTGCTTTGAGCAGGGAATTCCTATACCAGGGTAGAATTTACATAACAGAGAACCATCTATGTTTTAACTCTAACTTGCTGGGCTGGGTTACAAATTTAGTGATTGCGATTAAAGATGTTACATCCTTTGAAAAGACATCTACTGTTGGATTATTTCCTAATGGAATTGCTGTTTTAACGAAGTCTGAAAAGCATTATTTTGCAAGTTTCTTATCCAGAGATTCAATTTTTGACTTTTTAGTTGCAGTTCAGACAGCTTTCAAAGATAATACAAAATCTTTGTCTAATGTTTCTTATTTAGATCTGCCACTGAACCTATCCTCAGAGGAgttctttttaaaaccGATTAATGAATTAATACACGTAACAGCTCCCTCGACCAGAGGATCTGCAGAGAATCAAGAGAAATCCAATATCCAAGATGCCATCCTGTCTGTAGATTATGTTACACCAAATGGAACGGTTAATGGTTCCCACGTTGGTGGTGAACCCATTGACTATTATCAGGAAAGTTCTGATTCCGAAGCCTTGACCtcagatgatgaacttGATTCAGGTAAAAGTCTaagacaaatatttcaattaaaGAAGTCGAGTAATTTCATTTACAATGGTCCGCATTATTATCGAGAAACGaagtttaaatatttaccagaaaaaaacaatgaatatattttggtCGAATTGTCGGTAAATGCCCCTCCTGGTTTGGTCTTTGAGATCTTGTTTAATGAACACAACCCCTCTTTTATCGAGGAGTTTCTATCTGCTCAAGACTCAACTCAAATTTCAGAGATCCCTGGGTTTACTGAAGTAAACCCTGATGGGCAGCCATTTCGCCGATATGGGTACACAAAGGCATTGAACTATCCTGTGGGGCCAAAATCTACGAAAGTCCTCGTACAAGAAACGATTTTACATCGAGATTATGAAGATTACATCAATGTAGTGAATGCAACCAAAACACCCGATGTGCCAAGTGGAAACAATTTCTGTGTAAAAACAAGGTATATGTTTAGGTGGGCATCACCAACTACTTCCactttaaaaatatctttctgGGTTGACTGGCTAGGAAACAGTTGGATTAAGTCAACGATAGAAAAGAGTTGTAAATCTGGACAGATCGAAGCGACTAAATTGTTGGTAGAtcagatatatttgtatatgGAGGATCATGTCGAATTTCGGACGATTAAAATTGATTCCAAGAGGGAGCGgaaacaaatacaaaatacGCATGCTGCcaaggaatttttgaacgCCTCCAGAATAGAAAAAGAGAATCTACTATCAGCATCTTCTGGCGCTATATCTGCCTCCACGGCAGTGTCAGAGACTTCAACCGCTGTACCTTCTCTATCTCCGATTAGCGCATATTCTTGGAAGAATCCTCTGATATTTATGATGATTACTATAGGTTTTCTGTTGATAACtaatttaatatttcaGATCAAAATATTGGCGGCTTTGAACTATATCGCAACCCTAGGAGGTAACCTTgattggaaagaaaaaacttTAGATGATATCATTGACAAATTGGATTCTAAAGTAAGTCAGAGCAAACTTATTCGTAAACACTTAAAAGCTTGGGATCAGTTGAATTACAACATAAATCCACCTCGTTTAACTAATCCCATAGATGTTGAAATGTCTAATCTTTTACAAAAGGTAAATATATTGCTTGACCAAATGAATGCTTAAGAATGTAAAACTAATATATTGGAAACTGATGAAACGCTATacaaattttaatttaCCAAGGTGTTTACAACTACTATGAAgacaataatatttaatCCACTATTTCACACTTGATGGTGACAGACGTAATTGCAAGTGTTTTTAACTACATATTGTAGATAGAGATAGTTAATAACCTATAACTAACgcaaaaaaggaaatatatataatatttaatgCAGAGCCTTTAATTAATTCACTGAAGAAAAGCTTAACTTAGGTAGCTCCGGGTACGAAAATGCATCACAGTTAGTCCTTGGAGACTCCTTTTCGGATAACACAGATTTTGCAGAATTCAAATCTATGATATTAGTATGAAACCACAAAACTTTTTGATTAAATTGCTCCTCGTCAAATGAAGGTGGTAGGACAATGGGTCTAGATTCTTCAGAGtcttttattttactaTTTTTTTCAGTACAAGACTTAACAGCAGGTGCTACATTTTTGACTAATGAAAGTCGAAACTTCTGGAATCGCAAATCAACGTCTGCTCTCATGTCTTCAGTAATTTTCAAGATCGCCGGCACTTCcaatttcattaattgtAAGTATTCCTGCCGATGCAGGTTCTCTTCTTTATTGCTTGGGTTTTTGACATGAGGGTGTCCTACCAATTTATTCATGCATAAATCGAGATATCTCAAATATAACAAGTAAGACCTTTCAATGTTACCCCATAAAGATGCAGACTGGGCCTCTTCCAGAATTTCAACACAGGTGGACAGATATAACTTTAGTGACACCTGGACATTAAACCGGTAATCTGCTGCTTCCTTAGCAAGTTCACTAGACGATTTCATGAATTGAttgaatcttttttattttgttcaagCCTCAAAGTATCAATTCCATTGATTATTACTAGCAGAAGCTATTGGCAGCTTTTAGTTACGAGCACActtaatttttttataaatcGCTATGCCTCATCGCTCtaatttcaacaatttaAATTTCTAAAAGTTCTTCCTAATTTTGTAAACATCCGCGAAATGAAGAATTCCTTGCTTTGTCAATAAGATTAAGAGAAGAGACTATAGGAATGTATTGCCAACAAGTAACAACAAGGGCAATCATTCACGTTACTGGATTGTATAAATAAGAATGAGGTTAAAGATCTCTACTCCGAAAGGAGGTAATAAGGTCATAAATTTATCAAATGATGCGACATTTGAAGATCTAATTGCAGAAGTTAAAACGACTTTTGGTGATATATCTATTGGTAAAGTGCGGTATGGATATCCACTACAAACTATTGACATTGAAGAACAAGTGGGtaatatattgttaatGGAGCTAGGAATTAGTAGTGGAGAAAGAATTACTGTGGAAAGTAAGAATTCTGATAAGAATACAAAACATGTAGGTCAAACATTACCAGGTTCTTGTATTCTTAGGAATGAAAAGCAGGGTGGACCTGAATCTCTCCCTGACAGAATCAGTGTACGCCCTGGCGTTCTACTTCAAGTTCATGAAGTCCCTGACGATAATTCGTGTTTATTTCATGCCATTTCTTATGCTGTATATAAGGATATGGTAGTCTCTTACCAATTTCGGGAAGTTGTTGCCAACGAAATTTTAGCCAACCCAATTGAGTACTCTGATTCTATCCTCGGGAGGCctaatcttcaatattatGAATggattttgaaatcaaCTTCTTGGGGGGGTGCTATTGAGATTGcaatattatcaaagtATCTCAAAATTGCCATATTTGTGCTTGATATAGACGCCGGCCGgtttgaaaagtttaacGAGGATAAGTATTCAAAACTAATGATATTAGCATTTTCTGGTATTCATTACGATActgttgaaatttttcatgaGAGCAGCAAAGAGGTAGAAACTATATTTAAAGTGGATGATTCAGAAACAGACACGCTTCTCGCTAAGGCTGCAGAAGTAGCttccaaaatgaaaaaggcTGGACTATCATTCAACACTCATAAAGGTCACATAAAATGCAATTCTTGTGGAGTGTTGTTAGTTGGGGAGCGCGAAGTAGCTCATCATGCCGAGAGCACCGGGCATGTTGACTTTGGACAAGCTCCGGAGTAAAGTGTTTAGTTTCGGAATCAATACTATATAATGAATGTATGAAAACCACAGGAtgcagtatatatatatatatatcattgCATAGAAACCTCGCCATCCTTATCTACCATAACTATTtgatcatcaacagaaGTTGCAACTACTTCAGAATTCTGCGCCACACACGGAAGTGTGGGTTCTGTTGTCGCCACATTAGCTAAAGTAGTCTTAAAATGCTCTTGTAAGAGCACCTCATTCTGAATCTTTTGAGGCCCTATTGAAGTTGTGATCTGTTCCActctattcaaaaacttgtTCACATCGTTCCCAGCCGCTGCATTGGCCACATCTTGAGTGTATGGAACTCCCTTCAACTCCTTCACACGCCTCTTATGAATCTTACCTTTCAAATGCGTTTTCAATGCAACTGCTGTTTCAAAATACTTTGCACAATGTATACAGTAATGCTGACCCAAGCCAGGTTTTGTCTCATCTACAGGCTGGTTTAAAAGTTGCTGAATCTTCTGCTGAGAAGCCAggtcttcaaaaataagGTCCAGATCCTTGGTTCTTCTCTTAGTCTTATATCTTTTAACTGAGTATCTCCCCATCCTATATGCTGTTGATATACGCTGTCTAATGTCTTCCTTGAACTCTTTTACCTTTTCAAAAGTGTGCTAGCGATGACTTCAGACATGTGAaccaaaattttcatatCTCGAACAGCCATTAGTACAGGAGAACTTCTGGGAGAAGGATCATGTGCTACgtaatttcttttttgttttgataCGGGACTGTCAATAACATCCGTACATATATCAGCGGACTGAAACACCCACCAACCATGACTTTCAAGAAACGCCGCTTGGAATATCAAAGTAGAACGACGACGATTAGTAATGGCGTTCGTTCGAAAAGACCCAGCTTTGCCTTCtagtaaaataaaaaatattacaaaTCGGCTAAGTTCAATACAAAACTGGAATACATCCTGGAAGTCCAAGCTCAAGAGGGGAACTATCGAAGCATAACAATTCAAAATGGCTAGAAGACCAGCTAGATGTTACAGATACCAAAAGAACAAGCCTTACCCAAAGTCTAGATACAACAGAGCTGTTCCAGATTCCAAGATTAGAATCTATGACTTGGGTAAGAAGAAGGCCACTGTCGATGAATTTCCTTTGTGTGTCCACTTGGTCTCCAACGAATTAGAACAGTTGTCTTCTGAAGCTTTGGAAGCTGCTCGTATTTGTGCCAACAAATACATCACCAAGGTGACCGGTAGAGATTCTTTCCACTTGAGAGTCAGAGTCCATCCATTCCATGTTTTGAGAATCAACAAAATGTTGTCATGTGCTGGTGCTGATAGATTGCAACAAGGTATGAGGGGTGCTTGGGGTAAGCCACACGGTTTGGCTGCTCGTGTTGCCATCGGCCAAATTATCTTTTCTGTTAGAACCAAGGATAGCAATAAGGACATTGTTATTGAAGCTTTGAGAAGAGCCAGATACAAGTTCCCAGGTCAACAAAAGATTATCTTATCTAAGAAGTGGGGTTTCACCAACTTGGACCGTGAAGAGTAtattagaagaagagatGCTGGCGAAGTCAAGGATGATGGTGCCTTCGTCAAGTTCTTGTCCAAGAAGGGTTCTTTGCAGGATAACTTCAGGGAGTTCCCAGAATACTTCTCTAACCAAGTCTAATCGGATTATTAAAAGGATTTTTTGCAGTTTATTATGtaattatttgaatatatatatatatattagtaATCTTTGGTACTGTATATTTATGGGTCGTTTCTGATCATCGTCGTGTTCTCCACTCTTTCACGTCCACATGATCTGTTTGGTCCTCATCAATCCTCATGCTACGGGTCATATAGCTGTCGAACCGATCTATTAGACTACATGGCCTCCTCGTGGCAGGTTTGTTAATATAACCTGGTTATTGATGAGCTTTTCGGCGCCACAGACTTGCTGTGTGAGGTCGGTGcaatcttcaaaaaaataagtGTTACTCAATATTGCGCGCGGCGATGTTCCAGAGATCCCTCTTCTTTATTACACGTAGACCTGTAGTTTCCTTCTTTACCAACACGTTAAGCTTTGTTTATAAGGATTGCATC contains these protein-coding regions:
- the RGR1 gene encoding Rgr1p (similar to Ashbya gossypii ABR230C), which gives rise to MTTAVKESKLFRRDFDTSKPSTMTKASGISAEVSQGQQHQRIITPVKEAPPPLPHVDFNQLPLAVIIRNLTVYAVKELSLYMKTNVHSTEDPTTRKMGFLKLIIFLRNQFLRIYVLIKWCKTIKQNNFHTMIDLLNWFRGTNVIVNNCLLALKDTSTNMAGAKLPNPDLITALEVLMLGRPNLPTHDFVLNGDDSSNQSEKIPAKLILKRLRDLNTCLSIKISLMDLPPEFHSYSIKNGRITFVVSSEFEISLSTIDQDSPLFFVNIKFLFNDNRFPLNTTNIERIINDILFRSQSPLLSLYQFIHKYVLTLQLYMIHVELQDMETNGKYAAGNLLHHYDSKKNMITLRYWLQSKMNSKCKATIGVERETQSIILKWQTPDIKGEMTSTKYNNLLGNMEAILDEITFNHARIIRSELLVTGLFQNDESKSDDSDSLLFHVPVICVATAPVQLKINPISGIFYFRNPSSLLLSYAKLLNQTSNLEEFTNILERLRMDKIVHILRNMFEKTGWICKDVVKLNKPILYEKRIKDQKKILTRDLFIRLKDWPANWFFILSLVSSGATCMVEKIIGKVKSIKGNWELKYLDQGKVQVVKLESITYQNVMHMQKTIIQKILNHMIIDSLNELKISKAICQGDGLQKLPYYVEDGVSNVSNVSIIAIALESFLQGSKALSDTLENTMFLRMDYEQNEIKLFGKFKKDTQMIRCQCDELLVNFIDKKGLAFHMSEKFTNLSHVVQYLNRFRQKLMQLVILTDVTEKLHRNFKSEYFQIVKLKPNEISFKYLKNSKDEQDCTIQIVTNDTKIEKLQVELSRLNPQHIIQKYLECDKYDPHFIFNYLHFTSRLFSAFTKILESSSNTMNVTLHLHTLAGYQLNYHNRLTGGQVALSIDLRNFPHKSGSLYYVHFAHDDHISTKNPMYALVLQVINTIFILSNGGKKTIPNAIRLGVGVACTSNDIEPLLGEIHSVLTHY
- the RFU1 gene encoding Rfu1p (similar to Ashbya gossypii ABR232C); protein product: MKSSSELAKEAADYRFNVQVSLKLYLSTCVEILEEAQSASLWGNIERSYLLYLRYLDLCMNKLVGHPHVKNPSNKEENLHRQEYLQLMKLEVPAILKITEDMRADVDLRFQKFRLSLVKNVAPAVKSCTEKNSKIKDSEESRPIVLPPSFDEEQFNQKVLWFHTNIIDLNSAKSVLSEKESPRTNCDAFSYPELPKLSFSSVN
- the OTU1 gene encoding ubiquitin-specific protease OTU1 (similar to Ashbya gossypii ABR233W), coding for MRLKISTPKGGNKVINLSNDATFEDLIAEVKTTFGDISIGKVRYGYPLQTIDIEEQVGNILLMELGISSGERITVESKNSDKNTKHVGQTLPGSCILRNEKQGGPESLPDRISVRPGVLLQVHEVPDDNSCLFHAISYAVYKDMVVSYQFREVVANEILANPIEYSDSILGRPNLQYYEWILKSTSWGGAIEIAILSKYLKIAIFVLDIDAGRFEKFNEDKYSKLMILAFSGIHYDTVEIFHESSKEVETIFKVDDSETDTLLAKAAEVASKMKKAGLSFNTHKGHIKCNSCGVLLVGEREVAHHAESTGHVDFGQAPE
- the BUD20 gene encoding Bud20p (similar to Ashbya gossypii ABR234C), with protein sequence MGRYSVKRYKTKRRTKDLDLIFEDLASQQKIQQLLNQPVDETKPGLGQHYCIHCAKYFETAVALKTHLKGKIHKRRVKELKGVPYTQDVANAAAGNDVNKFLNRVEQITTSIGPQKIQNEVLLQEHFKTTLANVATTEPTLPCVAQNSEVVATSVDDQIVMVDKDGEVSMQ
- the RPL10 gene encoding 60S ribosomal protein uL16 (similar to Ashbya gossypii ABR235W), which produces MARRPARCYRYQKNKPYPKSRYNRAVPDSKIRIYDLGKKKATVDEFPLCVHLVSNELEQLSSEALEAARICANKYITKVTGRDSFHLRVRVHPFHVLRINKMLSCAGADRLQQGMRGAWGKPHGLAARVAIGQIIFSVRTKDSNKDIVIEALRRARYKFPGQQKIILSKKWGFTNLDREEYIRRRDAGEVKDDGAFVKFLSKKGSLQDNFREFPEYFSNQV